A genomic window from Bacillus sp. Marseille-P3661 includes:
- a CDS encoding XdhC family protein, with the protein MMSSKMLQLLNNGLNEQKSSALVTITSHPQQDFLGKKFLVWEDGTTYHEYIETENVSVSLIDLCQSFIQKEKTKCIRFQLNGIEIEAFVEVFQPEPHLIIAGAGHVCEPVVQFASLLNYRITVIDDRKELARKERFPFANEVICCSFMDYFRDCQITANTWILLLTRGHQFDVISLQELLKREDSPAYIGMIGSRRRIAGVLEQLREDFSEKALDHIFTPVGLDIGAETPSEIAISILAEMLMVKNKKAGQSLSQEIRGLAKLGFRGGKNG; encoded by the coding sequence ATGATGAGTTCAAAAATGCTTCAACTATTAAATAATGGATTGAATGAACAAAAATCAAGCGCATTAGTGACGATTACCTCGCATCCCCAACAGGATTTTTTAGGAAAAAAGTTTTTAGTTTGGGAGGATGGAACCACTTATCATGAATATATAGAGACAGAAAATGTTTCTGTAAGTTTAATAGATTTATGCCAATCTTTCATTCAAAAAGAAAAGACGAAATGTATTCGCTTTCAATTGAACGGGATAGAAATAGAAGCTTTTGTAGAAGTATTTCAACCTGAACCTCACCTTATTATTGCTGGGGCTGGGCATGTATGTGAGCCAGTCGTACAATTCGCCTCCCTGTTAAATTACCGAATTACCGTAATTGATGACCGCAAAGAGTTAGCGAGGAAAGAACGCTTTCCATTCGCCAATGAAGTGATTTGTTGCTCCTTTATGGATTATTTTAGAGATTGCCAGATTACAGCCAATACATGGATTTTGCTACTGACTAGAGGCCATCAATTTGATGTCATTAGTCTACAGGAATTGTTAAAGCGAGAGGATTCACCTGCCTATATTGGCATGATAGGGAGCAGACGAAGAATAGCGGGAGTATTAGAACAACTAAGGGAAGACTTTAGCGAAAAGGCTTTGGATCACATTTTTACCCCGGTTGGCCTCGATATTGGTGCAGAGACACCTTCGGAAATTGCGATAAGTATTCTAGCTGAAATGTTAATGGTCAAAAACAAAAAAGCTGGGCAATCATTAAGTCAAGAAATTCGAGGTTTAGCAAAATTAGGTTTTCGAGGTGGTAAAAATGGATAA
- a CDS encoding creatininase family protein, which produces MNIDEMTREEIAEKISNSLVIIPVGAIEQHGPHLPINTDTIIIDAIATRVCNAMDSNYSVFKAPVVSYGNSHHHFPFPTMSLKSETLILLLKDLVQSLVTFGCKNILILNSHGGNDEAIRIVARDMSRECQVSIGAASYWTIAWDRLISECNALDLGRVPGHAGGFETSLMLALTPENVKLEKRPPLREDKIPNVDNARRIYISRPNNSVGVGGISDDARHAAKDIGEKALSVIVEEVIKTVKAFIEQKI; this is translated from the coding sequence TTGAATATCGATGAAATGACAAGAGAAGAAATTGCAGAGAAGATTTCAAACAGCTTAGTAATTATTCCGGTTGGTGCAATAGAGCAACATGGCCCCCATCTTCCAATAAATACGGATACCATTATTATCGACGCAATTGCAACGAGAGTGTGCAATGCTATGGATTCTAATTACTCAGTTTTTAAAGCACCTGTTGTAAGTTATGGAAATTCTCATCATCATTTCCCTTTTCCAACCATGTCTTTAAAAAGTGAAACATTAATTTTGTTGCTTAAAGACCTTGTACAATCATTAGTTACATTTGGTTGTAAAAACATTCTGATATTAAATTCTCATGGTGGAAATGACGAAGCGATAAGAATAGTTGCAAGAGACATGTCGCGAGAGTGTCAAGTTTCTATTGGGGCTGCATCATATTGGACAATAGCTTGGGACAGACTAATTAGTGAATGTAATGCGTTGGATTTAGGTAGGGTACCAGGGCATGCTGGGGGATTTGAAACATCATTAATGTTAGCGCTTACTCCAGAAAATGTAAAATTGGAAAAACGTCCGCCACTTCGAGAAGATAAGATTCCAAATGTAGATAATGCAAGGAGAATCTATATTTCACGCCCGAATAATAGCGTTGGCGTTGGAGGCATTAGTGATGATGCTCGTCATGCAGCAAAAGATATTGGAGAAAAAGCTTTATCTGTAATTGTAGAGGAAGTAATAAAAACGGTTAAAGCGTTTATTGAGCAAAAGATTTAA
- a CDS encoding XdhC family protein, whose amino-acid sequence MDNVNLIEKAVLLRLRGDAAALASIIKKKGSVPRNVGSKMIIMRNGEIFGTIGGGCGEAEVIEKALQVIDKGIPDKHTVDLTKGLFYEDGGICGGVFEVFIEPLSQEG is encoded by the coding sequence ATGGATAACGTGAACTTGATTGAAAAGGCGGTCTTATTACGATTAAGAGGTGATGCCGCAGCCCTTGCTTCAATTATTAAAAAAAAGGGGTCTGTTCCAAGGAATGTAGGATCAAAAATGATTATTATGAGGAACGGTGAAATTTTTGGGACAATTGGAGGAGGATGTGGAGAAGCCGAGGTAATTGAAAAGGCATTACAAGTCATTGATAAAGGAATCCCAGATAAACATACGGTAGACCTCACAAAAGGATTGTTTTATGAAGATGGTGGGATTTGTGGAGGGGTATTTGAGGTATTTATTGAACCATTATCCCAAGAAGGCTGA